The Sparus aurata chromosome 15, fSpaAur1.1, whole genome shotgun sequence genomic interval GCCTTTCACATACCTACTGACTCCGAGACAAAAGACAGCAGGGACTGGACATTAATGACCTACGTGCTGGAAAATGTGACGTTGCCCAACATGTCACAATAGGTGTATTTTTATGTCACAGGTAGGTTATCCACACTGCGCCCTGCCCAGGTGAGCCTATCTTCAAGCTCTGAAGTGAAACCACCTATGAATGTTGCGtttactgacacacacacatttacgaAGTCTTAACAATCAgattacattgtaaagtaaattaATTTTATATACTAAGAAGAGTTGTCTATTATTTGCCAagaatacatcattaaatgtaataatagtCATAATATTGGCTGCTTTTTCCGTCAATATTAGATAACTGAAAATAGACTTAAACAGAAATGTGTACATTAGTCAGTGTAGTTCAATACATTaatatgtttctattttttaaacAGGACAGTTTTCCAAAGACAAACTTACACTTATTTAGGGGACTTGTATTTCATActgatgcatttatttatttcaaaggCTTTTATTTCATATGacacatgtatttattatacatttttgtatGTCATATGACACATGTATtcattatactttttttttttttacttcatatgacacatgtattcattaaacatttttgtttgtcatatgacacatgtatttattttacatttttgtatgtcATATGacacatgtatttattatacatttttgtatGTCATATGACACATGTATtcattatacttttttttttacttcatatGACACATGTATTCattacacatttttgtttgtcatatgacacatgtatttattttacatttttgtatgtcATATGACACATGTATgtattatacatttttgtttctcatatgacacatgtatttatttcaagtTACTTGTATTTCATactgatacatttatttatttcaaaggaCTTTTGCTTCATGATGGTACATTTATTAGTTTGAAAGGGAGTTCTGTTTCATAAgaatatttatgtattcattcaaTATTCTATATATTGACtgttaaaatataataatatatgcaaataataataataataacaataataataataataatatctgtgaagtctgtgaaggacaaaaaatatattttgagaCTAGAATGAAACGAGTGTGAAATGAGTGTGCTTTTCTCACAGTACtgtatgtcttgtttttgtttgtactgGGTTCACTGTGGTTGTGATTTATGGTTACaaacaaaaccatttttttttacctacttCCACGTCACTTAACTGCCTTTGTCAGGAAGAGGCACTCACACATTGATTATGTTAGGAATCACACAACTGTaccgtgtgagtgtgtgtgaagggatTTGGCCACAAGAGGGAACCATATTTAAAGCTTTGTCCATATCATACCGGGGCCCGGGGATGCCCCCTTCAGGCTGGTTTGAGGGCTGAGACTTGCTTAATGCAGGAGTGTCATTGCCCAGGAGAGGCCTGGGGCTGGTGAGGACATTCTGACTTTATTGACTGATAAACGTATATGATGACCTCTGTTATAAAATGGTGATTATACACAAACCATCCAACTAATTTCTCTATGCACATATGTAGAAATATTGCTGAAGGCAGCTGAATGGCATTTGTGAAAAGAATGTGGAATGAAGAAAGCTGTGGTCCTGTTTTAAACAAACTCCAGCAATTTAACACgtgaaagtgtttttacaaaaaaaaaaaccaggacatttaaaaaatctgtgtttacaggtcttgggagCACTACTGCATATGTAGCATGTAGTATAGAGGTAGTATAAAGCTGCATTTCAtgtgataaattgcctccagtgatgtcactcagtggctaaattgcattgtgggtcatgtaggcagcaggttttgtaaaggaaatacatttgtgtggaataaaaaaatatctctGGTTCTTCTGTGTCgattttgataatttgtttttgaACCATTCCTCCTGAActacaaaaggctttatactgatttttttttcatacatgcAATAGTGCtcccaaagacctgtaaacacatgtTTAACGTGCAAAAttagtggagttaccctttaatagcCAGATAGTCCTTTAACATTGGGACTCTCCAGAGTTTCGTTAGTAAAATACAACCACTCACCTCCTTCcctgaacaaacaaaacacttaccaacacacacacacacacacacatccacacacacctCTTTTAAACACCTTCAGACAAAACAAGTGTTGCTGATAAATATTACAAATAAGTAAATACTAAAAACCAACATGTGGCTCAGAGGCAgtgtgttaaattattttaattctGTAACACAAACTGGTGGTAAACACTTTAGTTGAAGAGTGAGAGAAGGCAGATGAACCGTTTGTCTCATCCAGTATGGCTGCGATGAATATTCATTCCGACCAGACGCTGATTGGCCTGCGTCCTCGGTGACGCAGAGCCGTCCTCATTGCATATTCAAAGCGCCTCTCTCTGCCCCGCTGCAATAAAGGCAGATAGCGGACCATGGGGAGCAGGGGAAAACTTTTTATACTGACATGTTAGCGCAATGACTTTTGAGTAACATCTAACTGGGACGAGGCTCCCGGCGTGAGGAGGACAGCCAGGGCCCTTTACGGCAAGAAAGAAGGAGCACTTGCCATCTGCCGGGGTGCGGGGAACGAAAAGTAAGACGGCAGAAGAGTTGAGACCAGTCCAAGAATCAGCGGTGGAAAATCCAGTTCAGCCATTTGAATTGAAAGATGAGCTTGCTGTCTGCCATAGACACGAGTGCCTCCGTGTACCAGCCCGCGCAGCTCCTCAACTGGGTCTATCTCTCTTTGCAAGACCCCCACCAGACCAGCGCCTTTGACGCGTTCCGACCCGAGCCCAACTCTTCCCACCCGGATCTCAATTTCAGCAAGACTCCCGCAGCGGCGGACCTGAGCTCTTCCCTCAACTCCAACTATCTCAACAACTTCTTTCAGCTGCAGCGGAACGAGGTGAAAGatggcacacacgcacacgcacacacacacacacatatatatgtggaGTGTTACAGAGAGCAGTAGTGTACAGTCAGAGACAGGGCCGGCTGATGATCTGCTGGGCTGCTGCGCGTCTGTGCACCAAATTTTTTAGCATGTACAGCATGGGCTATTCTGGTAGGATGCACACACCCGCCATGATCTTTCTAATAAGCACAATAACTGAGTCAAATACTCTTACTCAGTCTGTGTTTTAGGTGATCAGCCCTGTGGATGCTGTTGGAAAACACTTGTATTATCAAGTTGTCCAAACTCATATGAACTTTTATAGAAGTAGGCAATAAAGACCACTGTAAATGATAGAGGACTGCAAAACTGTCAGCCCAAGAGAAATGACTGTAGGGATATCATGGTTGTAGGATACAGGATGTAATCAGTGCACCAGAATAGTGTCACGATGTCACTGTAAACTCACTGGTGAGTACTCTGAGTTCAGGAATATGGAATGTTTTTCTGGGgggagaaagatgttttaaatTCTGGTAAGTTTGTTTAAGCTTTATATAGCAAGTCAGACCCTTAGTAGATACACAAATAGCTAAATATCAAATAGACAGTTCCTTTTCCCTGTcaggtcattaaaaaaaaaaaaaaggggggcaaATAAGTCTGTTGTCAGCATACTGATGAGTGATGGTCAAATTAAaggtcaaaatgtgttttaatcgAGCATGTAAAGAGGGATGAGTGGAAATAGATTCCCCTGCACGCCTCAGTCTGGAGAGAGCCGGCCACTGCAGCCTCCTGCTGAGGTCTGCCGTCCCTGGCTTCCTCAAATAGCCCCTGGTTGTGCAAACAAAATCAATCCGTGTTTACATATTGTCTATTTCTGTAGCTCTGTGTAATTTTAGGGGACAAACATGCCGATAATGTACAGCAGGGTGCAAACTCGATACTGCAGGCCATACGGTGCaaaagggacacacacacacacacacacacacacacacacaaacccctcAACCTCACCCTCAcccacaaacacagacatacgTGCGTACATccagcacacacagagaaaataatcGCACGCTGCGGGTCAAATggttagtttaaaaaaacatacggCGTGTTGATTACACTGCAGGAGACGCTCTCAGatgtgtgtgactgtatgtGTTTGGAAACCCTTGGAAACACAAAGTAGCGGAGGTACACCATCCAGAGAGCCGGTGTCCATTATTATGGCGGTAACCATAGAGGCCTTTTGAAGTCATTTAACATGAAACAGTCCTCTGAAAATTGGGTGTGCATATTGCACATTACACGCAATTGTGTAATGCCATTCAATACGCACGAGTATGAAGTGCTTCAAACTGAGCACATACAGTCTGGAAACGGTTTAaagggtgggggggtggggggggaaaTAAGCCAAGTCAAATAAACCACTGCAGAGATTTGCTGATGAGCTGAGTAATGCaaaatgtggttgtttttgCACTAAGGGATCACACAACAGTCTGCTTAAAGTGAAATAGTGATAAATTCACAATTCTGCGGTCGATTTGAGCATGCCGACCTCAGTCACATCTGCAGACTGCTCGGTGTGAATTCTAGAGGCTAATCACTAAGCGGACATGTACATTGatttttttgaacatttataACACAGCCGATACTGATTGTCAGTTATAAAGTAGACTGATAAACAATATTTGGAACTAAAGtgcatttgcagtaaaaataaagattttagtGTCAAGATTTAGAGTAACCGGCgatggaattttttttttttctttaagcaaATATGAGGTACTTCACTTcagatttcccttttttttctgctactttatacttccactccactccaTGTATGTGATGACTTACATTACTTAGTTATTTTGCAGAATGCAGAATACCCCGTGCTGATAGGCTACTGCTTGTGACGTGCAACCAATCAGAaagtgttgtgggcgggacactGAGTGAGTTAGTGGTAAGAATGCAGTCAGTGGCAAAGTGGCGCATTTATtcaaattgatttatttgatcagacaaaaaacataaatactgataatggggggaaaaaaaggttgaatATCGGCCCTGATAATCTGTCGACCACCACTTTGAGCTAATCAAACACTCTGTAGGATCTGTTCTACCTCAAATCCGTCACCTTAAGAGTTTCAACCACACACCACAGGCCTGGTTGAAACATAGCGGTGCAGGATTGGCCCCCCTGCAGAGTGACGCCTCGTCTCTGGACCTGTCAAAACTGTCACGAATCTGCGACAGATGTCACCAGTGTAGTCCGCGTTGTGTTGGtaaatgcacacacatccaTCACCACATACCAACATATACACTCTCCTCACTTactttctcactcactcactcattcactctcacagacacacaaaataaacaaacggTCTCAACCCGCCATTAGCAGATGTGTGTGAAATCAGTTTCCCTCGGGGGGCCGATGGtcgggggatgggggggggtggggggaatGGTTCAGGGCCAACCCTGAAGAAATGTGAGGAGCATCAGCTGAAGCGAAGTTTCctgttttatatttgttaaaACAATTCAACAATCTGCGACTTCAATCTTAAGTCcggcggacacacacacacacacacacacacacaaacgggcACGTTTCCACCAGGAGAGGTAATACGAAACACAGTCACCGATGCAGATGGAAAAACCTGAGAAACTACAGAGCCGTAACGGTTGATTTATGACGGCTACATGTAATAAATGAACATGCGTCTTGAAGCTGGAGCTGGTTAGCAAGACAGCCTTACAGCCTCGCAGATAAAGATTTGGCTTTAAGTCCGGTCATGGTTGCCAGGTCTAAGGTTTTCTGGGCTGTGCAGCATTTAACATCAACAGTAACATCATTTCCCAGATGCAAACCCTGCACCTCAGAAAGAGACAGCGATGTGGAGGAGTCCATCACGCCGCTGTTGCTTTTTGCTTCAGTGTGATGTCTCAAGCGTTTTATGTGTTAAGGCAGATGTTTGTCTGGTGCCTTTAACACGCTGGTCAATTACGTGACcagctgagggagaaaaaacaaatctgcacGAAAATCAGCATAATTTAGCCCAGAGGTCAATTCCTGACAGTCCTCTCTGGACTTTGTTTAAACTAGAGGGAAGGCATGAATGAGAAAAGGAAATCAGAGGCTGCAGGCGACGCTCTCCCCTGTTATTAATATTCAGACGGCATCTTCCATGAATTCACTGGGCCTTGTGGCATGCAACACTGCGTTCTGTGGCTCCGAGCGGACTACAAACACTGACCACGGCTAGTTTACCGCCAACAGTGCGTGGTGACATCGCCGATGTTCCACAGGCTGGCGAGGAGGGGAACATGCCTCCCGTCTTGTTTACAATGACTCATCCTCTGCGAAAgtcctgtctttctctgtggACATGCTCAGTACTTTTCCAGCTCATGAGCACAGCTGGGCCTCTCGCCAGATGTTCTGAATTTAATGAGTGAAATGATCTTGCAGGgatttttgggttttttttcttcattttttttctttctttcttttttttaatttttgcgCAACACAAAATAGGACAGAGAGCCCTCGACGGAAATTGCTGATTAAATCtccgcattttttttttttttttttatcactcagGGCCAGAAATGCAATATTTGAAGCGATTAGCATTCATGTGGTAATGTTGTCCTGCACGCTCCCCTGCATCTTGAGCACAATATGCGATTCTTGACACATTTCAGCTGAGCAACTGGAAGAACTCTGTGTTAAAGTGGAACCTCTTGTGATGTCATTCTCATTCCGCAGGCCTTAAACAACAACGTGTATAAGAATGTGTCGCCCTATGGCTCCCTGAACAACATCGTCGACGGACTCAACTCCCTGACGGACCATTTCTCGGACCTCTCCCTTTCTTCGGAGCCAAGAAAGCCCAACAAAAGACCCCCGCCCAACTACCTGTGCCACCTGTGCTTCAACAAGGGCCATTACATCAAAGACTGCCCTCAGGTGAGACCTGTGACACGCACATGTTACATAATCTTGTCCTCGGATGACACAAACAGTCAATCTGATGACTCATTGTGTTTCACATCGCAGTGACAGCATCACTGTATCATCCTTTGGTTCATACAAGCCGACGATGGCACTGAGGCCTCGCTCCAGCCTCCATGCCTGTCTCtcgtctttctctctccccctttctctctctctctctctctccctctccctctctttggcTCTGCTCTGACCTACTTGTTAAACAGGCCGGCCTCTGTCTTCTGcagtcatgtgtgtgtgagtgtgtgtatacatgtgcTTGTGTGCATCTTAACTGCCGCTGCATTACACTACAAGAAAACCCAACCGACCAACCGTCCGTTACAGCCCGAGATAAATAAACCTCCCGGGCCAGCTGGAGAGTTCAGGTGAAGCTGTGTGCCTTTGCATCAGGTCGCCATGTTAGCTGTTCTAGTATGTTTTCaagaattaaaagaaataagaaaaaacacgTGTAAACACCGTGACAGCCATCTTTGTTTGACATGTGGCCAAAGATAGATTTTCCACAAAGTCAGGGTTGCATTCCTCTGCCTTCTGGTTTCACACCATGTCAGTCTGTTATGGTGCAGGGGTGTATTAGCAGGGCATCGTGGTGAATCCACCTTGAGGTTATGAGCACACTAGGCTAATGTGTGACTAATTTGGTGTCAGCTGCTGTCATCTACCGAGTCATTATTTCTACTTGAATATATTATGATCAAAAGGCGACTCAAACCTGAACTGTTGGAGAAACTGACGCTGTTGTTTGCTTGTGAGAGAAGCTTACATTGAttttagcctgttggagaagctaacacagACGTTAGCCTTTTCGAGAAGTTAACACTGATGTCAACCttttggagaagctaacacagatgttagcctgttggaaaAGCTAACATTCGTGTTAGTCTGTTGGAAAAACTTTCATAAGTGTTAAACTGTTGCAGAAGCTGT includes:
- the zcchc24 gene encoding zinc finger CCHC domain-containing protein 24, coding for MSLLSAIDTSASVYQPAQLLNWVYLSLQDPHQTSAFDAFRPEPNSSHPDLNFSKTPAAADLSSSLNSNYLNNFFQLQRNEALNNNVYKNVSPYGSLNNIVDGLNSLTDHFSDLSLSSEPRKPNKRPPPNYLCHLCFNKGHYIKDCPQARPKGEGLTPYQGKKRCFGEYKCPKCKRKWMSGNSWANMGQECIKCHINVYPHKQRPLEKPDGLDVSDQSKEHPQHLCEKCKVLGYYCRRVQ